Below is a window of Brassica napus cultivar Da-Ae chromosome A5, Da-Ae, whole genome shotgun sequence DNA.
GACGTGTTCGAGATGTACTTGGAGGAGATCAGTCCTCGTTACACTGCTGAATCCTACAATCTGCTTGCTCACAACTGCAACAACTTTAGCAACGAGGTCGCTCAGTTTCTGGTTGGTAAAGGGATCCCAGACTACATCCTTCAGCTTCCGAACGAGGTCATGAACAGCCCCATGGGTGGTCTTATAAGTAAGTAGCTTATACCTTGCAATCTGTTTTGCTTTTAGCTCGTATCTGATCTAATTTCAACTTCTCCTTTGCAGTGCCTATGATACAAAACCTTGAGACGACTCTAAGAGCCGGCGCTGTTCCTAACGCTCCCCAGTTTAGGCCTCAGACACAACCTCTTGGAGCTTTTAGCAAGGATGAAGGTCCAAAACTACCCACCACCAAACCTGAGAAAGCGTCCAAGTCTGAGGAGAAGTCTGAGGATGTCAAaacctcagctccaactgagaAAGCGTCACCGGTTGCTCAAGCTTCTTCTAGTAAAGAGAAGGTGAAGGAGGATCCTCTGGGCGATGCTAGGAGCAAGATTCAGGAAGAGATCACCCGTGAGTTTGCAGCTCTCATGGCGGAAGGCACACTAAGAGCAAGTGAAGCAGCCGCCATGGCGACAAAAAGAGTGATGCAAAAGTATGGACATCTCAATGTATCTGCTTAGAGTAATAAAACAGATTAAACCATTTACTTTGCTATTGTATTGAGACCGAGTCAAATAATCTTGAACGATTTTTATTACTGTTTTTTCAATTATATTCGTATATATCAACCCTCAACGATTTACAGAttagaaaaaatcagaaaataaaagagagcaaaaagatATAAGCATCATGGCAGTTAGGACGCTAGGGTCTCTGGAGAATCTACTCCTATGCTATCCGACACAATCTGAGGAGGATCTGTGAACGATGTTCTAGGTTCTAACTCAATAGATGTCTCTTTGGATCTGTGTAACATCTCTGCAGGAATATGATGCCTGCAAAGCCAACCATAACAGCTACAGCACCAATGAAGTCGGTGAAGCTTGGTTTGTTCCCTGATAAGCTGTCTACAATAGCTGCCAATGGAACCTGAATGGTCAGCCCCGCCGAAGCCACTGTGGTCGTTGTCAAAAGCACAGCCTTTGCGCATAGGTAGTCACTGAGTACATTATCTAACAAACCTGAAAACGCCAAAACACACATCATTCAAAAAAACATCCCAACATCAAATCCAAAGATTAACTTGATCTTATATATACCTTTGCCAACCACCAGACCAAGCTGTTTCAAGGTCAGTGCATTGAACCGCTCTCTCTTTGTGAAGTTGAGTATTACAGCAGCAGGTAGGAAGATAAAGAAGTTAAAGAGACCTAGAAACCCAAGAAGCTGAGCCATACTAAACCAGCCGCttttttcatcatcatcatcaggaaGCTTTTTGCGTATAAGAGTGATGTAGACAGGGTAAAACACCGCCGAGATCAGAGAAAGAACATCTCCAAGAAGAGTGTTCTTATCCGTTGCAGTTGAGTTCGATTCCGAGTCTCCCAGTCTCACAAAACTCTCTGTCGAGAAGAACAAGACTCTTTGTTGGGAAACGGCTCAAGATTTCACCGACAGAGAGTTTTGTTCTTCTCGAAGTTCTTCATCACGTCACCGGAAATCTCGTCTGTACTTGCTGGAATCGCTTTCTTTCTCAGATAAGGGTTCTAATTTTGGGGATTTCGAGTATCTGAGCTATAATGGAAAAGAAGATTGGTAAAATACTAACAACAAACGTTATTGACTTAACGACTACTTATTTGGGTATCAATTTGCCGACTCAACAAATAGTTGGGAAATAAAAGTATGCGAGCAATAGTTCGATATTTAAATTGCCGATTTTAAATAGTTCAAGAATTAATTGTTTATTTCCCCTTGAATCACCTTACAATTTGAGCTTTCTTCTCAGGTCTCAGAGGTGTGCCTACAGTGTATTTAAAAGGCATTCGCCTTAGATCCCcgaataatattatgttttttagggtcccaaaatttaaaataatttttagtttagttgcttaaatttatttctaaaaGAAACTTTCCACGAGAATCGAATAACTCAATTTCTAAatccatatatttttttcttataggaCATAACATAGCATATTTACGTAATAAACTTATTCTTGTAAGTGTTAAACTTATGTATTTCGCGAAGGTGATATATTGTAttagaaattgttttttttataattgtatataaattttttttaaaaacttgctTTAGGCCCCTAAAACCCTTCGCACGACACTGTCAGGTCTAACTTGAGATTTTTATTAGCCCAATCAGATTTAAGGCCTTTTAGGTCTGAGGAGATTGAGGTAACTCatgtttcaagttttttttatttttatttttaaatcaaggTATTTTGGATACGAAAATTCTACTAATCCAGGAAGCCAGAAGACAAACCATGTAAAATACTCCATGTTCCACATGTGCGCAGTTTCTTTGAGTAATAGGTTTTGAATCCGAAGTACTTACCATCTTTTTAAGTTCCTCGTACCACCTCATCACAATCATATGAGTTTTCTTGTTGTTTATGTTTCTCTCTAAGTACCAATTTATCAAGTTTTCATTAGAGATTGTCGAGGAGTCTCTTTCGTCACACACCAGAACTGTCTTTTCGATAATGTTGTGGCTCGTTAAAATGTAGCTCTAACGAATGACttatcaatttttaataaacaaagGAACCATTTGACACATTTACCAACAGAGCTTATGATAAAGATATAGAGACACTTCATATCCCTAGTGTTTCTTGCCTTTGTACATACATTTGGAATCTGGCTTCGGAGTTCAGAAAATGACTTATGGAAATAGATAATTGGGTTGCATAGAGATATATAAGGAGAATTTTAGCCTAATATACATAGTGGAGACCCAAATTAACTAACTACACACTATGTGGCATTAATAGCCCATGGGATATACATCTTGTTTTGCTTGGACGAATATACCCCTCCGtcatgatgaaaaaaaaaaacatgtttgtaCTCTGCCGCGGCAGGTCGCGAGAAAAGCGTGTCAGTTCAGTAGAGTATGTTCGAGATCGTAGATTGCCAAGTGGCTCACTTCTGCTTCACTTATTGTCTCTGGTTTTTGAGTGGAAAAGGTGGACGCTATCTACAAGATGATATTGGTAAAATAAAatctttcaattatttttttttaaaaagatctttcaattaatttttttagagaaGATCTTTCAAGGGTTCTCatctttcaattaattttcttggattacattcaaaataatataagaaagaagatatttcatttaatttttttagaagatttttaaaaaaagaacttttgTTTAAAGCATCTCCAATAGAATTCTATATTGTTTTGAATATAAtccaagaaaattaattgaaagatcttctttcttatattatttttaatataatctaagaaaattaattgaaagatcttctttaagaaaattaattgaaagattttagttttaaaaagtcCTCTTATAAATGTTTATGTCAATATAAATATGCATCAGTATAAAGTAGAATAGAAGAGTCAAACAATTTAGAAACCATCCTACAAAATGGTTCTCTCCAAACATTTATTAATCGCATTTAGTTTCGCTATTTTCTTCTTGATATCAAATGTTCACTGCATTGATACTATTCCGGGTACTAGAATACTACTTTGACATTTAATTTTGGTTGTACTAATATATTGATcgcttaattttaatattatattatttattattatttgaacaGGTATTGGCATAAAAATGTCGAAAATATGCTACGATACGGTTTCATGTGCAGGTGACGGAGCTCAATGCAGAACGTTTTGTACAGGTTTTAAGGCAACAGGGGTTTGTATTTCTGAAGCTTGTTGTTGTatatttagaaacaaaatattaaaataatatcgttagataatatatatgttaataaaagtaaaagaatgtaactaataataaataaacgatattatgaaaaaaaatgatattatgaaATTGAAGCTACTTAGATTAAcctcaaaaaaaatattggtcaAAGtgtactaaaaatttaaaaggtaATATGCCATACATGATATCtctatctctataatattatttaagaaatcaTTTTCCTATGTCGCGCTTACGTTAATTCTCACGATGGCTGATTACGATGATACTCCTAATGAatcaaataaatctaattatcattaccaaatattttatttatttaggttcatttttctttttttttgttaaataacctatataataaataaaaattataaaatttataaaagaaaacatcTTTTATATCATGTAATTCATAATAAGAAAACTTCACAAAATAATATTGATGTTAAAGTAGAAAATTAATATTCCCTTTTAAACAATAATctttaacaataaaatatatattttaaaagtattaagcattttttaatatcaatacgttttcaaattattacaaaataatttaatttaatttttatttttcattcaggttcccttttatatttttaaataacatatatgataaagaacacatttataaattttaaaacgaaatatatatatatatatatatatatattgtgatttcataaaaaaaaagttttgaaaaataaCCTTGATGTTAAAGTAAGAAAATAATCTTCCATTGTAAAATTTACCgtttatgtttttatgcaaCTTTATACctataatcattttatttttatttttttatttttgcaaattaaaatataccagattactaaaaaatcaaaaatatattaacatatctaAAATGAAGAACAAAACTAATACAATGAATACAATTAATACGATTTGGTTGAATTAGTTTAGAAATAATTATACTTTAATTTAACGGAATATATGTAATTCATAATACCCACAAAATGAATAACTAGACCAATCCAAAAGTTTTTATACAAAGTCAAacattgaataaaaataatatatacatatatttatagtaATACTTTTATAcgaataaattataaaaaattgaacatattactaaattatgaaattttcaaataattttataaatatactaatCAACTATTACAATTCAGTATTttgtataacttatatatatgcataagatttcaaaacaacatatattaaattataattagtcttgctaaaatatatttacaaatgtAAGACAAGAATCAAACCAcatgaaaataacaaaattaatcaaaattttaatttgtagaacaaaaaatattgaatcaaaaaattaaatgttatcTAATATATCCAAAATTATACAAACAGTAACCAAAGAGTTGAGATATTATATGTCTaattaaataacataattttatttaaaataaaccattCATATTGATTACAATATAAATAACCGaatgattaaaaattaaaaacaaaatatcataaatttttataatgtatttaatttattaatatttatacccgtgcatgcgggaaaatcacctagtagAACTGTAAAACAAGTAGGTTTCTGGTCATATGATCGTAACGGTAAACTTCGATAACTATTTCTATTTGTACATTTAGCATTTTATCTTGTATGAATTTGATAACTTTTAACGAACAAGCAACAATTATGTTATTTCATAACTGGTTGTTGAAATAATTGTGTATTATTTATTAAAggagttaataaaaaaaaattaataatggtTTTGTTCATAATCTTGCAGTTGAACTCCATTTAGTTGTTTTCATATCAATTTTATGTATTTCGTCTTTAGTTATTATTCTAaagtattatattaattaaataaacacatattatTAGTAGAAATAAACattcaaatatttcatttttaatattaggtttaaatgttaaaattattttataacaaaagaaaattcgtTTACTATAGAAAATTTGGAAAGATTAAATatcacaaaagataaaatgtatTTATGCGAAGTTTTGCTGCCGATTGATGCCAAGTACTAATGATCTTGTTACATCAGTCACTTACCATATTCAATCAATCATTAAACAAAAACagaatatttttacaattatgaATCTGAGAACGCAGAAATTCGTAACAGTGCCTGTTGTTGAAGCTTGAGAAATTTGAACCATTTCCATGAACCATCAGATTTATTACTGACTTGAGAGCAGTTTTCCGGATCCATACAACCCAAAGTGAACCCAAGTTTGTAAGCAACCTCCGGTTAGGATCAAGGGGAATACCCTGGACAAATCTATCATACATTTGATACCAAGTCATTTCTCCCTGCCTTTGGTTTACATCTATCTTCTTATGCAACACTCACTCTTGtcctcttatatattaaatgagaagtcgtttaaatgatttttgtttagaGCATCTCCTATAatcttctatatttttctctatattctactttaaaatagaataactatATCACAGAATCGGATTTgctctaaaatagaataactatattatagagtcgGATTTGCTCTAATGATTTACTCTGTAACATACCAAAACAACcaaatcaagaaaacaaaaagatgtAAAAATGATCATTCCCTCATGATCTGACAAATTTGAAACACCTCGACCCAGCTTCCTATGACGCGGTCTATCAACGTGCAGCCAAGAGTATAATCCACGAAATTTGCAGTCTCGAGCTATAAAAACCCAGCTGCAATATATAAATTCAAACAAAACAGAACATACTTCTATCACTATTCTCTgaaacttcaaaaacaaaaagccaaacaaaaaaaaagaaagaaacaaccaaatcaaGAAGACAAAAAGatgtaaaaaatttataatcaagAAGCACTTGGGTTCCTGGAATGTGCTGCACTTGGGTTCCGGGACTGTGCAGCACTTGGATTTAGGGACTGTGCTGCACTTGGGTTCCGAGAATGCGCCCTTGAAGCTACTCCCCACTCCATTGCCTCCGCCACGGCTCTCTCCCGTTCCTCAGCCGCCGCAGGATCCTCACGGGATGTTTCACCCGGCGGCTGAGGAGGGGAAACGTCGTCGTATCGTGGAACAGAGATAGAGCCATCAGGAGCAGTTCCCAAGAAACCGAGAGCGGTCACAACGTCGCTCATGAGTGGCCGTACCGTTGCCTCTTCCTGTAAACACATTGCAGCGACAGCCACTGCCTGGTTAAGTGCTTTCTCCGGGAACACTCCTTCAAGACTTGGATCCGCTAACTCCGGGAATCTACTCGGTTCTTTGAACACCGGTTGTGCCTAAAACACACAACAAGAACTTTGATGTTAAGCAAGACCGGttaaca
It encodes the following:
- the LOC106452973 gene encoding desumoylating isopeptidase 1-like, which translates into the protein MAEEAHKVTLNVYDLSRGLARQLSASFLGKVIEGVWHTGIVVYGNEYFFGGGIQHLPAGTTPYGAPLRTVELGETHVPKDVFEMYLEEISPRYTAESYNLLAHNCNNFSNEVAQFLVGKGIPDYILQLPNEVMNSPMGGLIMPMIQNLETTLRAGAVPNAPQFRPQTQPLGAFSKDEGPKLPTTKPEKASKSEEKSEDVKTSAPTEKASPVAQASSSKEKVKEDPLGDARSKIQEEITREFAALMAEGTLRASEAAAMATKRVMQKYGHLNVSA
- the LOC106452974 gene encoding thiamine-repressible mitochondrial transport protein THI74-like translates to MAQLLGFLGLFNFFIFLPAAVILNFTKRERFNALTLKQLGLVVGKGLLDNVLSDYLCAKAVLLTTTTVASAGLTIQVPLAAIVDSLSGNKPSFTDFIGAVAVMVGFAGIIFLQRCYTDPKRHLLS